CATACCCTTGAGGGGGCTACCTTGTCCATGCCGGCCTGCACCGGCACCGCTGCCAGCGATATCTGGTTTACATTTACGGCGACCGGCACCCGGCATAAAATATGGGCGACAGCCACCGACAGCCTTCCGGTCGTGGTACAGGTCTTCCAGGGCAGTTGCGGCAGCCTCACCTCGCTGGCCTGTGATAGCCATGCCAACGGAGAAGTAGAGCTGTCCAGCCTGACGGTAGGAACCAGGTATTATTACCGCGTATATCTTGCCGGGGGTAATACAGCGATGCCCGATATAAAAACCTATGTAACGGCCGTGGCCCCTCCCTCCAATGACGAGGCCACAGGCGCTAAGGCGATCAAGACCGATACCCTCTATCATTTTACATTGGCCGGTGCGACCCAATCCCAGCCTCCCTGCGCCGATTACGGCAACCTGGCGGATGATATTTGGTATTCCTTTGTGCCTACAACCAACACCGCAAAAATCATTCTGACGCCGCCTACCTCTGTTCCCGCCTATTATGTTTTCCAGGTTTTTAGCGGTACACCTGGCAGCCTGACCTCGCTGGCCTGCATAGCAGATACCTCCCTCAAAGGGGCGGATAGTACTATTCTATCCGGTCTTACACCAGGCAGCGCCTACTATATCCGGGTATATAACAGCCTGGACAATGGTTCCGTCCTCACGCCATTTGGCCTGGAGGTCAAACCTATTGTGCCGCCGGTGAATGATGAGTGTACGGGTGCGATCAACATCCCTCCTGGCGGATCGACGTATGATTCGCTGTATACCCTGGCCGGGGCTACCCTGTCCATGCCGGCCTGCACCGGCTCTGCCGCCCGGGATGTCTGGTTTAAATTTACGGCGACCACCAGCACCCTGCATAAAATAGGGGTGCAAGCCACCGACAGCCTCCCGGTCGTGGTACAGGTCTTCCAGGGCAGTTGCGGCAACCTCACCTCCCTGTCTTGCAACAGCTATCCAAACGGCCAGGTAGAATTGAAAAACCTGACGGCAGGGGCTACCTACTATTACCGGGTATATCTCGCCGGAGGCAATACCGCGGAGACCAATATCAAAACCACCGTGTCGTCCATGGCCCTTGCCACCAATGACGAGGTCACGGGGGCCAGGGCGATCAAAACCGATACCCTCTATCGCTCGTCATTGCTGGGTGCGACCCAATCCATGTCCCCCTGCTATAGCACCGGCAACCTGGCCGATGATATCTGGTTCTCCTTTGTTCCTACCACCAACAGGACACGGATCATTCTAACCCCTTCCACCTTAGGCACTGCCCAGTATGTCTTTCAGGTTTTCAGCGGAACCCCTGGCAACCTGACGTCGCTGGCCTGCGTGGCGGATACCTCCTTCAGGCTGGCGGATAGCGTAATTTTTCACAACCTGACCATAGGCAGCACCTATTATATCCGGGTATATAACAGCATTGACTTTGGCTCAGCCCTCTATCCATTCGGGCTGGAGGTGAAAGCGATGGTGTCCCCAGTGAATGACGAGTGTACCGGGGCAATCAACATCCCTGCGAACAATACCGTCAACGATTCGCTGTACACCCTTGCAGGGGCTACCCTGTCCATGCCCGCCTGTACGAGCACGGCTTACAGCGATATCTGGTTCAAGTTCACGGCAACCGCTACGCGGCATATCGTACATGCCGTTGCGTCAAACAGCCATCCCACGGTAGTCCAGGTATTTAAAGGAAGCTGTGGCAGCCTTACGTCCCTGTACTGCTTCAACTACTCTAACGGAGACGCCAACCTGGTGAACCTTGTCCCCGGCACGACTTACTATTATAGAGTTTATCTGGCAGGAGGGGATTCCACGGAGACCTTCATCAATACCAGCGTAACGACCCCCGGGTCGGCCCCCTCCAATGACGAGGTCACCGGCGCGAAATCCCTCGTCATCGACAGCACGTACAGCCTTGTACTGGGGGCTGCCACGCAATCGATGCCTCCCTGCAATAATAGCGGGAATGAGGCCGACGATGTATGGTATTCCTTCGTAGCGACGGCTAACACCCTTGGTATCGCACTGGTGCCCAATAACGCATCGTTTGACTATGCCTTCCAGGTATTCAGCGGAACACCG
This sequence is a window from Dinghuibacter silviterrae. Protein-coding genes within it:
- a CDS encoding T9SS type A sorting domain-containing protein, which produces MHKKVLLFAWTLLCLLQVEPGIGQSAKPVNDECTGAINIPTNGSTSDSLYTLFRATLSMTPCTGTAARDIWFKFTATSTLHKIWTQATDSLPVVVQVFQGSCGSLTSLICDNHANGEAEVAHLTVGDTYYYRVYLAGGNIAQPDIKTFVMTETPSPNDEVTEAKSIKTDTLYHASLYGSTQSLPSCNNTGSLADDIWFSFVPKTKEARVVLTPPAAGNYVFQVFSGTPGNLTSLACVADTSSLITGLTPGSTYYIRVYASVSYAIPYYYPFGLEVKSILPPVNDECTGAISISTGGTSYDSLHTLEGATLSMPACTGTAASDIWFTFTATGTRHKIWATATDSLPVVVQVFQGSCGSLTSLACDSHANGEVELSSLTVGTRYYYRVYLAGGNTAMPDIKTYVTAVAPPSNDEATGAKAIKTDTLYHFTLAGATQSQPPCADYGNLADDIWYSFVPTTNTAKIILTPPTSVPAYYVFQVFSGTPGSLTSLACIADTSLKGADSTILSGLTPGSAYYIRVYNSLDNGSVLTPFGLEVKPIVPPVNDECTGAINIPPGGSTYDSLYTLAGATLSMPACTGSAARDVWFKFTATTSTLHKIGVQATDSLPVVVQVFQGSCGNLTSLSCNSYPNGQVELKNLTAGATYYYRVYLAGGNTAETNIKTTVSSMALATNDEVTGARAIKTDTLYRSSLLGATQSMSPCYSTGNLADDIWFSFVPTTNRTRIILTPSTLGTAQYVFQVFSGTPGNLTSLACVADTSFRLADSVIFHNLTIGSTYYIRVYNSIDFGSALYPFGLEVKAMVSPVNDECTGAINIPANNTVNDSLYTLAGATLSMPACTSTAYSDIWFKFTATATRHIVHAVASNSHPTVVQVFKGSCGSLTSLYCFNYSNGDANLVNLVPGTTYYYRVYLAGGDSTETFINTSVTTPGSAPSNDEVTGAKSLVIDSTYSLVLGAATQSMPPCNNSGNEADDVWYSFVATANTLGIALVPNNASFDYAFQVFSGTPGQLTSLLCFENPGTENATIGGLTTGQTYYMRVYNNDGLSSNLFGFSLKILSDVGTVVASMPDAAASDSAVSVPGTTAFVYPNPAHDYIYVKRTGTGMPVFSIVDMTGRTYLTGRLLNPVINISRLPTGCYVLVIRDMDMVRKSILFIKE